One genomic region from Populus nigra chromosome 8, ddPopNigr1.1, whole genome shotgun sequence encodes:
- the LOC133702211 gene encoding 5-amino-6-(5-phospho-D-ribitylamino)uracil phosphatase, chloroplastic-like translates to MADSVAAASLIGYRPLCGGLSVKDTSYRRKSLSSCRCPIKEAVGKRVVYSSPMLPRLKIDRLVNTSIKALATELTKEVYSYREEERIPRTWNYRVDTGVDRKPGLWPPENRADNALLHNPLIRQERMGCSWLGAIFEWEGVIIEDNPDLERQAWLALSREEGKPTPPAFILRRVDGMKNEQAISEVLCWSRDPPEMKRMATRKEEIYQSLQGGIYRLRTGSKEFVNILMHYKIPMALVSTRPRKTLESAIGTVGIEGYFTAIVAAEDVHRGKPDPEMFIYAAQLLNFIPQRCIVFGNSNQTVEAAHDAFMKCVAIASKHPVYELGAADLVVRKLDELSIVDLKNLADIESPEFGPVELETELEPEDDNDRSTSAGVDDIFW, encoded by the coding sequence ATGGCGGATTCAGTCGCTGCAGCATCTCTTATTGGATATAGGCCACTGTGTGGGGGATTGTCTGTCAAGGATACTTCTTACAGGAGAAAATCTTTGAGTAGTTGTCGGTGTCCGATAAAAGAAGCCGTGGGTAAAAGGGTTGTTTATTCTTCTCCTATGTTGCCAAGATTGAAAATTGATAGGTTAGTTAATACCTCAATTAAGGCTCTGGCAACAGAGCTCACGAAAGAGGTGTATTCATACAGGGAGGAAGAGAGAATACCACGGACTTGGAATTACCGAGTTGATACTGGTGTTGATAGAAAACCAGGTTTGTGGCCACCAGAGAACAGAGCGGATAATGCTTTGTTGCATAACCCCTTGATTCGACAAGAAAGGATGGGTTGCAGTTGGCTGGGTGCTATTTTTGAGTGGGAGGGTGTGATAATCGAGGACAATCCTGATCTCGAGAGGCAAGCTTGGCTTGCTCTTTCCCGAGAAGAAGGAAAACCCACTCCTCCAGCTTTTATTTTGAGACGAGTAGATGGGATGAAGAATGAACAAGCGATTTCTGAAGTCTTGTGTTGGTCGAGAGACCCGCCAGAGATGAAAAGAATGGCTACAAGGAAGGAAGAAATCTACCAATCTCTTCAAGGTGGGATATACAGATTACGAACTGGCTCAAAGGAGTTTGtgaatattttgatgcattacAAGATACCAATGGCATTGGTTTCCACACGTCCAAGAAAAACTCTCGAGAGTGCAATTGGAACCGTCGGGATTGAAGGGTATTTCACTGCTATTGTAGCAGCAGAAGATGTTCACAGGGGGAAGCCTGATCCGGAGATGTTTATTTATGCAGCCCAGCTTCTAAACTTTATACCACAGCGCTGTATTGTGTTTGGGAACTCTAATCAAACTGTGGAGGCTGCACACGATGCTTTTATGAAGTGTGTTGCTATTGCTAGTAAGCATCCCGTGTATGAGCTTGGTGCTGCAGACTTGGTGGTGAGGAAACTAGATGAACTTTCAATTGTTGATCTGAAGAATCTTGCTGATATTGAATCGCCAGAATTTGGGCCTGTTGAGCTAGAGACGGAGCTGGAGCCTGAGGATGATAATGATCGATCTACCTCAGCGGGAGTTGATGATATTTTCTGGTAG